The Sporanaerobacter acetigenes DSM 13106 genome includes the window ATTCTAATTCTAATGTTACCTATTTCTCTTTCTAAAATTTCAGCATTTTTTAAAACTTTTTCAAAACTGCTATTGCCATCTTTAAAAGGCCTCATAGTATCCTGCGTTTTTTTGTTCCCATCTAAACTAACCGTTAAGTCGTATATTTCGTTCTTTAAAAATAAAATTATATCTTTATCTAATATCGTACCATTTGTAGTTATCGCAAATTTAAAATTTTTATCTTTCTTTCTATAATTTATTTTTTTTACTATATCTTCTATTAAATTAAACTCAATTAATGGTTCTCCTCCATGAAATCTTACCATAAGATAATCATTCACGTTATCTTTATATTTACCGAAATTTTCAAATATAAATTCAATCGACTTATCAATAATTAGTTTTGGCATAGAAAAATTACTTTTTTCATCACCTACATAACAATACTTGCAATTCATATTACATTTATTTGTTATCCATAACGTTATTGACATAAATATTCACCCCACACTCTTTTAAATAAAATTGGTTTTAATTTATCACACCTATTAGAAAAATTTCTAATATTTTTAATATCTACCAAGCTTCCCGGACAAGTCCAACAAAATATATTAACTTTACAATCTCGGCATTCCGAAAATCTTTTATAAATAACATCCTCTAACAAATCATAATTTTTGGTAAATAATTTATCGGCAAAATCATTCGAACATAAGTTCCCTAATAACATATTTTCGTTCATAAAACTAGGGCAAGGATAAACATCCCCATTATATCTTACGATAACTTCTTCACTCCCTGCACTGCATGTACATATATTAATCGAACCGCTATAATCGTCGGAAAGATACTTTTTAGATATAAAAAATTTTCCTCCACTATCATCTAAAAAATACCCATCATTATATTTTCCTCTACCTATAGGTGAGAATCTCCTTAGCACAGGATGAGTCCCCAAACTTTTGTTTAATTCAATAAACTTTTCTTCCATGTCCTCATTTTTATCACCTACAACCATCGACAAAGTTATATTATTATAGTTCACCTTTTTCAATTTTTCTATATTCTTTATAACTTTTTTAAATACACCCTTACCCCTAATTTGTGAACAGCTTTTTTCATCAATACCGTCGATACTAATATCTATTTTATCAACATTTTCTACTAAAAAGTTTATATTTTCATCATCGATTAATGTTGCATTAGTTGCTAATATTATTTCCCCGCTATACTTATTTCTTAAATATATTAATAATTCTATAAAATCTTTTCTAATCATGGGTTCTCCCCCACTCAACATTATTGAATCAGGGTTCCAAGGTAGTACCCTATCAAAAAGAGTTTTTATCTGTACTGTTGAGAGTTCATATCTATGATTAATATCCGCATCTACACAACAATGGATACATTTCAAATTACATCTATTAGTCAGTTCAAAACTGATGGATTTAATATTCTTAGATTTAAAAGTATTATTAACAAGCTTTTTATTAAAAAGTCTGTTATAGACTTCTGTCATAAACTTTTTATCTTCATCATTTACTATGCAGTTATTTAATTCATTAATATTTAATTCATTAATATTTAATTTATTATTTACGGCATATTTAAATATATCATATACTTCCTTCGACACCCTAATCCATTGTCCATTTTTTCTATTATATATTACAACTTTATTATCACATTCAATAGTGCGTGTATAATTACTAAAAGCAATCTTTGGAAGGTTCATTCTGTACACCCCATTTTAAAAATAATTCTTTAGGTTCACTTATAAAAATGATCACCCATTATTTATTCACAGTCTGTTTATTACCCAAAACTATATTATTCTTTTTACTATTATGTCTGAATTGTAATGCAGCTAAAATATTGTTAATGTATTTATTTTACAATGTCATTAAATCATATATTTCATATTTTATCAAGTATATATATAATATATTTTATAATTTAACAATGCATTGAAAATTGACATACTTTATTTTTATGTTTATAATGAAATTGAAAATAATTTTAATATTAATTTTATAAAAGGAGAGTTTTCAATGCCAAAACAAAATAATCGTTTTGAATTAACTGAGAGAGAATTAGATATCTTGAATATTTTATGGTCTGCCGAAAAACCGTTACTGGCCTCTGACATCCCCAAAATAGATAGTTCCATAAGTATAAATACAGCTCAAGCTGTTTTAAGAAATCTACTGAAAAAAAAGCTTATTGAGGTTTCTGATATTGTTTATAGCGGAACCGTTCTTTCACGCAGATATAAACCAACTATAAGTTCACATGATTTTTTTCTTAAACAATTTGTCAGACAGTTTCAAAATTTAAATAAAGGTATTTCCACACCCACTATTGTTGCTACCTTATTGGAACACGAAAAAAACGAGGAAGCTATTATAGAAGAGCTTGAAAAAATGCTTGAAGAAAGAAAAAAGCTTTTGAAAGAAGGAAATTAAAATGTCTTTCTCTTTTACTGCTTTTTTAACTATTCTTTTTTTTAGTAGTATATCGATTATTTTAATGTACTTCTTTTTACAAAATAATAAACTGATCAAAGGACTTGGAATTGGCACCTTATCTTTTTGCATCTTTGTTATTGTTATCAGGCTGCTAATTCCTTTTGAATTTTCTTTTGAAAATAATTTAGTTTGTAAGCGGCTTTTCCCAAAAATTATTTTTTTCTTTAAAACACCAATATTAAAACTAAACGGTCATAATATTTGTCCTCTACACATTATGGGTTTAATTTGGTTAATGGGATCAATCATCCAATTGAGTAGAGCAATAATCATTTATGAAAATTTTACAAAAGTGATAAATAAATTTCCTGCGGTAAAAAATTCAGAGATTCAAGGTGCTTTGCGGAAAGTACTTCAAAACTACAGCAAGCCGATGAGTTTTAAGATTATACAAGCCAACCTTATCTCTACTCCTATGGTACTGGGTATGCGAAAACCATGGATTGTTATTCCTCAAATAGAACTTTCGGAAAACGAATGGTACTACATTTTTAGTCACGAGGTAGCCCACTACTACCATGGCGATTTATTGATTAAAGTAATTGTTGAACTTTTATGTATCATATATTGGTGGAATCCTTATATATATCTGCTAAGGGGACAAGTATCCAAAGTACTCGAAATACATACGGATCTCACTGCCACAAAATCAATGGGTGAATCGAAACGAATTGAATATCTGGAATGTCTTCTAAAAATAGCAAAATATCATCCTAGTACACGTGTAAATAAAGTAGCACTAAACTTTGACAGCGAAAACGTTTCTACTCTTTCTCAGCGATTCCATATAGTTTTACAAAATTCTAATCAAAAAGAAAAATTCAAATTGAAGAATGTCTTTTTTATGGTTATGCCGGTATTATTGTTGGTTGTTTTATCTTTTTGTTTTGTATTTGAACCTTATTCTATATCTCCGAAAGATGCTTCCGATACAGTTGAACTTACAAAGGAAAATTCATATTTAGTTAAAAATCAAGACAATACTTATGATCTTTACGTCAATAATAAATTCTTTGGTACTGCCAATAATATTAAAAATTTGCCTGCAGACTTACCCATATATAAAAATATAAAGGAGGTGCGAAAGGATGAAAAAAAGTAATAGAAAAATATCTATCTGTTAATGTTATTCAGATTACAGAAAACGTACAATCCGATCAATCAATAACTCCATTTTCCGATGTCATTGGCTGGAGATATAAAACAGTAAACGGAAAAGTATACAAGCGTCAATATAATTATTCAAAAGAAAGATGGATTGGTGAATGGGAACCTTGCTAATCAAGTAAAGTAATTATTTATTTACCGTTTGTTATATATAGAAAGAAAGATAGAATTAAAATAATAAATTTAACATAGAAGAAGATTTGCCGACGCACTGAAAGCATTGCCTAAAGATTCAACTCTGGTGAGAACTAATGCCAAAGAAGGCATTGAATTTTGCAACAAACTATTTAAATTCAAAAAAGAATTCAAATTTGAAAAAATGCCTAATATAGATCTAAATAATCTTCTACCTTGGTCAAATTCAATTCCATAAGAATGTAAAGTTCCTAGCAAAAAATAGTATAATATATAGCCTCCATCTTTAATAGGTGGAGGCTATTTGACGCTTACGTTATTTTATCCATTTCAATTATTTACAGGCTCCAACGAAAGCCTATTTTGTCCCTATCTTTAAAACAATGGTCCTACTTGATCCCATGGGCTAAGTATTGTTGGAGCTTTTTCATATTGTTTAAGTATTTCTTTGCTCAAATGTTTTTTGTTTATGATGACTTTAAACACATATTCATCAAACCATTCATCACTCATAATATAAAAGCCTTTCTTTCCTTCTGCCTCACCCCAGCTATTTTGTATCTTCCATCTGTTTGGCTTTCCATCAACAATATTAACACCTGTGAATGTCATGACATGTGTTAAACTTGTTCCTCTATACATAAGTCTTTCTTCTTTTGTCATATTGAATTTGGTATTTAGTACCGTTTCATAATTATATAAATTTGTATCAAGTATTCCCAATTCTCTATGAGACATCTTCCCTACATCACATCCAAATACAACTTGTTCTCCATCTTTTATTTGAGCAATAGCAGCTTGTCTTAAAACTTCAATATCAAGATTTAAATACTTGATCGGTTCATCATCTACTACACTCCCAAGATATTTTAATGAATAGGTATTCCCAAAAGGTTTGTCTTCTGTTGGAAAATTTATGATGCTTATATAATCAATCGGTTTAACTT containing:
- a CDS encoding radical SAM/SPASM domain-containing protein; protein product: MNLPKIAFSNYTRTIECDNKVVIYNRKNGQWIRVSKEVYDIFKYAVNNKLNINELNINELNNCIVNDEDKKFMTEVYNRLFNKKLVNNTFKSKNIKSISFELTNRCNLKCIHCCVDADINHRYELSTVQIKTLFDRVLPWNPDSIMLSGGEPMIRKDFIELLIYLRNKYSGEIILATNATLIDDENINFLVENVDKIDISIDGIDEKSCSQIRGKGVFKKVIKNIEKLKKVNYNNITLSMVVGDKNEDMEEKFIELNKSLGTHPVLRRFSPIGRGKYNDGYFLDDSGGKFFISKKYLSDDYSGSINICTCSAGSEEVIVRYNGDVYPCPSFMNENMLLGNLCSNDFADKLFTKNYDLLEDVIYKRFSECRDCKVNIFCWTCPGSLVDIKNIRNFSNRCDKLKPILFKRVWGEYLCQ
- a CDS encoding BlaI/MecI/CopY family transcriptional regulator translates to MPKQNNRFELTERELDILNILWSAEKPLLASDIPKIDSSISINTAQAVLRNLLKKKLIEVSDIVYSGTVLSRRYKPTISSHDFFLKQFVRQFQNLNKGISTPTIVATLLEHEKNEEAIIEELEKMLEERKKLLKEGN
- a CDS encoding M56 family metallopeptidase; the encoded protein is MSFSFTAFLTILFFSSISIILMYFFLQNNKLIKGLGIGTLSFCIFVIVIRLLIPFEFSFENNLVCKRLFPKIIFFFKTPILKLNGHNICPLHIMGLIWLMGSIIQLSRAIIIYENFTKVINKFPAVKNSEIQGALRKVLQNYSKPMSFKIIQANLISTPMVLGMRKPWIVIPQIELSENEWYYIFSHEVAHYYHGDLLIKVIVELLCIIYWWNPYIYLLRGQVSKVLEIHTDLTATKSMGESKRIEYLECLLKIAKYHPSTRVNKVALNFDSENVSTLSQRFHIVLQNSNQKEKFKLKNVFFMVMPVLLLVVLSFCFVFEPYSISPKDASDTVELTKENSYLVKNQDNTYDLYVNNKFFGTANNIKNLPADLPIYKNIKEVRKDEKK